One genomic window of Leptotrichia shahii includes the following:
- a CDS encoding head maturation protease, ClpP-related: MPKQLKFWNLVKNEEEKTAELILYGSIGNDEYWDDISDKVFKQDIENLGDVKNITLHINSPGGSVFSAVAIANTLKNHKAKVTANIDGLAASAATIITSACDTVRMPKNALFMIHNPITFAYGNNQEMQKTVEMLNKVKNSIIETYLNKTKTDKETLSELMDNETWMDAETAKEYGFVDEIVDEEVGKEFVENKLIINNMAFDISKFKNFRKSKDAVVDNKKNTKEVKMTLEELKNQFPDLYDYVLNEGKKIGKEEERERLKAIDDIGVNNYSELIENAKYVNPMSASELAINILKKQKEEKAQKLQNIKNESQDNFIPPAANDGTTHGKKEEKQFMGLDIMTIFSKMNKKTEEGK; the protein is encoded by the coding sequence ATGCCGAAACAACTAAAATTTTGGAATCTAGTGAAGAATGAGGAAGAAAAAACGGCGGAACTTATACTTTATGGGAGTATAGGAAACGATGAGTATTGGGATGATATATCCGATAAGGTATTTAAACAAGATATAGAAAACCTTGGAGATGTAAAAAACATTACTTTACATATAAATAGTCCAGGCGGGAGTGTATTTAGTGCTGTAGCAATAGCGAACACTCTTAAAAATCACAAAGCTAAAGTAACGGCAAATATCGATGGTTTGGCAGCGAGTGCTGCAACTATTATAACAAGTGCTTGTGATACTGTAAGAATGCCTAAAAATGCATTGTTTATGATTCACAATCCAATTACTTTTGCTTATGGGAATAATCAAGAAATGCAAAAAACTGTTGAAATGCTTAATAAGGTTAAAAACAGTATTATTGAAACATATTTAAATAAAACAAAAACTGATAAGGAAACTTTATCTGAACTAATGGATAATGAAACTTGGATGGACGCAGAAACAGCTAAGGAATATGGATTTGTTGATGAAATCGTGGATGAAGAAGTAGGAAAAGAATTTGTAGAAAACAAATTAATTATAAATAACATGGCTTTTGATATTTCAAAATTTAAAAATTTTAGAAAATCAAAGGATGCTGTTGTTGACAATAAAAAAAACACTAAGGAGGTAAAAATGACTTTAGAGGAGTTAAAAAATCAATTTCCTGATTTGTATGATTATGTATTGAATGAGGGAAAAAAGATTGGAAAAGAGGAAGAAAGAGAAAGATTGAAAGCTATTGATGATATAGGAGTTAATAATTATTCTGAATTAATAGAAAATGCTAAATATGTTAATCCTATGTCAGCTAGTGAATTGGCTATTAATATTTTGAAAAAGCAAAAAGAAGAAAAAGCTCAAAAGTTGCAAAATATTAAAAACGAAAGCCAAGATAATTTTATACCACCAGCTGCGAATGATGGAACAACGCATGGCAAAAAAGAAGAAAAACAGTTTATGGGACTTGATATTATGACTATTTTTTCTAAAATGAATAAAAAAACAGAGGAGGGAAAATAA
- a CDS encoding phage tail protein, which translates to MFTIQFDESVLSDIENKFVEFPKQAPRALASALNRVSTMSKTRMVRNATKTYTVKYGDLLSGLTMKRANPGKLMAEINSNGGYLGLDHFQLNPSTRTGRTSVTATVKNGNGIMLNDRTFIAYNDGHLGAFEREGSGRLPIKRKYGPSAPQMLGPTTRLPDLDEFMSQKLNERFEHELNRLLSM; encoded by the coding sequence ATGTTTACGATTCAATTTGATGAAAGTGTCCTTAGTGACATAGAGAATAAATTTGTTGAGTTTCCAAAACAAGCTCCAAGGGCTTTGGCAAGTGCTTTGAATAGGGTTTCAACTATGAGTAAAACTCGTATGGTTAGAAATGCAACTAAGACCTATACGGTTAAATATGGGGATTTATTAAGCGGATTGACTATGAAAAGAGCTAATCCTGGTAAGCTTATGGCTGAAATCAATTCTAATGGAGGTTATTTGGGATTAGACCATTTTCAGTTGAATCCGAGCACAAGAACTGGCAGAACATCAGTAACGGCAACGGTAAAAAATGGAAATGGAATAATGCTAAATGATAGAACATTTATAGCCTACAACGATGGACATTTAGGAGCATTTGAAAGGGAAGGAAGTGGACGGCTACCGATTAAGAGAAAATATGGACCGTCTGCTCCGCAGATGTTAGGACCTACAACGCGGTTACCTGATCTTGATGAATTTATGTCTCAAAAATTAAACGAAAGGTTTGAACATGAGTTGAATAGGCTCTTGTCAATGTAA
- a CDS encoding major capsid protein encodes MPAVIEFIGLYDQNVIRPKSFIKDSYFKNRKTSENQKMEIEFRKGRQLVAPYVSEFVPGTEMVKNTYESKFFRAPKVAPKRTFSAFELFFNKTAGETIYGGKSPEERKADLLAESFAEFEEQITRREEIMCTEALFNGKVVVEGEGIKGEINFGTVEEITPAVLWTQPNADIIGDLQAAITKIGKVTGLRPEMILMDPVAAKLFVDNEKIQKLLDVKNYNVGKVDPRETAAGAVYIGTIAPFGLPIYSYQSQYSVLNADGKTYSDKDLIPEGKVLLAPSNNKIMYGPAADVKQGIIVAERSVFTDEDSKSNTVEIRTESRPLPVVYDIEAIKILKVK; translated from the coding sequence ATGCCAGCAGTAATAGAATTTATTGGGTTGTATGACCAGAATGTGATTAGACCAAAATCATTTATAAAAGACAGTTATTTTAAAAATAGGAAAACATCAGAAAATCAAAAAATGGAAATAGAATTTAGAAAAGGAAGACAGCTTGTAGCTCCTTATGTATCTGAATTTGTTCCAGGAACAGAAATGGTAAAGAACACTTATGAAAGTAAATTTTTTCGAGCTCCAAAAGTAGCACCAAAAAGAACTTTTTCGGCTTTTGAGTTGTTTTTTAACAAGACAGCAGGGGAAACAATTTATGGCGGGAAAAGTCCTGAGGAAAGAAAAGCAGACTTACTTGCAGAATCTTTTGCAGAATTTGAGGAACAAATTACAAGAAGAGAAGAAATAATGTGTACTGAAGCATTGTTTAATGGAAAAGTGGTTGTAGAAGGCGAAGGAATAAAAGGAGAAATCAATTTTGGAACAGTTGAAGAAATTACACCAGCTGTTTTATGGACTCAACCCAATGCTGATATAATTGGAGATTTACAGGCAGCTATAACAAAAATCGGGAAAGTTACAGGATTAAGACCTGAAATGATATTAATGGATCCTGTGGCAGCAAAATTATTTGTAGATAATGAAAAAATTCAGAAGTTGTTGGATGTAAAAAATTATAACGTAGGAAAAGTAGATCCAAGAGAAACAGCAGCAGGAGCCGTTTATATTGGAACAATAGCACCTTTTGGGTTGCCGATTTATTCTTATCAATCTCAATACTCTGTATTAAATGCTGATGGAAAAACTTATAGCGATAAGGATTTAATCCCTGAAGGGAAAGTTCTATTAGCACCAAGCAACAATAAAATTATGTACGGACCAGCGGCAGATGTGAAACAAGGAATAATTGTGGCAGAACGTTCAGTATTTACTGATGAAGATTCAAAATCTAACACTGTAGAAATTAGAACCGAATCAAGACCACTTCCTGTGGTTTATGATATTGAAGCTATAAAAATATTGAAAGTTAAATAG
- a CDS encoding phage major tail tube protein, producing MAKKKLPLGIVDADLYVNGSNALEGVGVVELPNVESATITTEQFGMAAEFEAPLIGHYKKMSAKVKMDSMNDTLLNFNNNDSITLECLGALQELDRMSHSPKVTGADATLKGFITKFDGPKVENGKKFEGSFDLSITYYKLMINGKTIIEIDVLNGISNVNGSLNNIIRQLLGHI from the coding sequence ATGGCTAAAAAGAAACTGCCTTTGGGAATCGTTGACGCTGATCTTTATGTCAATGGTTCAAATGCATTAGAAGGAGTTGGAGTAGTAGAACTTCCGAATGTGGAATCGGCAACAATAACGACTGAACAGTTTGGTATGGCTGCAGAATTTGAAGCTCCGTTGATTGGACATTATAAAAAAATGTCAGCTAAGGTAAAAATGGATAGTATGAATGATACATTATTGAATTTTAATAATAATGATTCAATTACATTAGAATGTTTAGGAGCTTTACAAGAATTAGATAGAATGTCGCACTCGCCAAAAGTAACTGGTGCAGATGCAACATTGAAAGGATTTATCACAAAATTTGATGGTCCTAAGGTTGAAAACGGTAAGAAATTTGAAGGTTCGTTTGATTTGAGTATAACTTATTACAAATTAATGATTAATGGTAAAACAATCATCGAAATTGATGTATTGAACGGAATTTCAAATGTAAATGGAAGTTTGAATAATATCATAAGACAATTATTGGGACATATTTAG
- a CDS encoding phage tail sheath protein: MGYKHGTYQTETSSDISLPIVLDYGHFIVGTAPMNKVKRENRRVNEIVRLGTYKEAIQYFGDTYDLDFSISQAIKVFFELYKVAPLYVVNILDLEKHKTVKKTQNDLSLTNGKVVIPNHKLITDTLVVKENATSQVISDAVMMWTDEGLEIYAKPSNGTKIDIEYEEIDLSKVTKAQALGGYDISTMKRTGLELLDEVYLKYSELPAFVDIPDFSSDSEVAAIMQTKAKNINGNMFEAVALINAPIDKPYDQIPKWKDDNNINGNDQIVLYGTLGLAGKKYIQSIQYAALSLSVDNENGGVPSQTPSNYSYKCDSLYWKNSSGNLEEIILDKEQQANLLNKNGVVTAINFKGWRCWGSETALNPMATDPKDKFIYTRRMFKYIGNELVISYFDKVDKKFSKKLAETVTKSMNIRLNAIVARNDLLSANAALSAEDNDTINVTNGDITWVIKLGVIPGMKSATFKKKYDADALTEFANSLGK, encoded by the coding sequence ATGGGTTATAAACACGGAACTTATCAAACTGAGACATCGAGTGACATATCACTACCGATAGTGCTTGATTACGGGCATTTTATTGTAGGAACTGCACCGATGAATAAAGTAAAAAGAGAAAACAGAAGAGTGAACGAGATTGTAAGATTAGGAACTTATAAAGAAGCTATTCAATACTTTGGAGACACTTACGACTTGGATTTTTCAATTTCACAAGCGATAAAAGTATTTTTTGAGTTGTATAAGGTAGCACCGCTTTATGTTGTGAATATTTTGGATCTTGAAAAACATAAAACAGTTAAAAAAACTCAAAATGATTTGAGCTTAACAAATGGTAAAGTTGTTATTCCAAACCACAAATTGATAACAGATACATTAGTGGTTAAAGAAAATGCAACATCACAAGTTATTTCAGACGCTGTAATGATGTGGACAGATGAAGGACTTGAAATATATGCTAAGCCGTCAAATGGAACTAAAATTGATATTGAATATGAAGAAATTGACTTGTCAAAAGTAACGAAAGCACAGGCTTTAGGTGGATATGATATTTCAACAATGAAAAGAACAGGGCTAGAGTTATTAGATGAAGTTTATTTGAAATATTCAGAATTACCAGCTTTCGTTGATATTCCAGATTTTTCAAGTGATAGTGAAGTTGCTGCGATTATGCAAACAAAAGCTAAAAATATAAATGGGAATATGTTTGAAGCAGTTGCATTGATTAATGCGCCGATTGACAAGCCTTATGACCAAATTCCTAAATGGAAAGATGATAATAATATTAATGGAAATGACCAAATTGTATTGTACGGAACATTAGGGTTAGCTGGTAAAAAATATATTCAGTCTATTCAGTATGCTGCTTTGTCGTTATCGGTAGATAATGAAAATGGTGGGGTTCCATCACAAACTCCGTCTAATTATTCATATAAATGCGACAGTTTATATTGGAAAAATTCGAGTGGAAATCTTGAAGAGATAATTTTAGATAAAGAGCAACAAGCTAACTTATTAAATAAAAACGGAGTAGTAACTGCTATTAATTTTAAAGGTTGGCGTTGCTGGGGATCTGAAACTGCACTTAATCCAATGGCAACAGATCCTAAGGATAAATTTATATATACTCGTAGAATGTTTAAGTATATAGGGAATGAATTGGTTATAAGTTATTTTGATAAAGTGGATAAGAAATTTTCTAAAAAATTAGCTGAAACAGTAACAAAATCAATGAATATTAGATTAAATGCTATTGTAGCTAGAAATGATTTATTGAGTGCAAATGCTGCTTTATCAGCTGAAGATAACGACACAATTAATGTTACAAATGGGGATATAACTTGGGTTATTAAATTGGGAGTAATTCCTGGTATGAAATCAGCAACATTTAAGAAAAAATATGACGCAGATGCATTAACTGAGTTTGCAAATAGTTTAGGAAAATAG